The following proteins are co-located in the Pseudomonadota bacterium genome:
- a CDS encoding ABC transporter permease, with protein MEKCGSGIMEKTDISSSVPIEFSVPNSIKRGEETDLTGTGSPQRSNHFTLLFPVIGRGTIHLVGNLGAMALFFFLAFANILRRKQFPEIVKQVFYIGARSSLIVMLVGLFTGMVLGLQLFYTLVKFGSVGALGSAISLSLIRELGPVLTAIMITARAGSAMTAEIGILRISEQIDALYSMRIDPVRYLVSPRIAASIISFPLLTSFFDLIGIIGGYLTGVLLLGTNAGTYFYRVQSSINMVDVRGGFIKSLVFALIVSCVCCFQGYFCHMRSDGYGAKAVGLATISAVVLSCVMILIADYVVTSFLM; from the coding sequence ATGGAGAAATGCGGATCGGGAATAATGGAAAAAACTGATATTTCAAGTTCTGTCCCCATTGAGTTTTCCGTTCCCAACTCCATAAAGAGAGGCGAAGAAACAGACTTGACAGGAACAGGATCACCACAGCGTAGCAATCATTTTACACTCCTTTTTCCTGTCATCGGTAGGGGGACCATCCACCTGGTGGGCAATCTGGGCGCAATGGCCCTTTTCTTCTTTCTTGCCTTTGCCAACATCCTCCGGCGAAAACAATTTCCCGAGATCGTGAAGCAGGTGTTTTATATCGGCGCCAGGTCATCCCTGATCGTGATGCTGGTAGGCCTTTTCACCGGTATGGTGCTCGGGTTGCAGCTTTTCTACACCCTGGTGAAATTCGGCTCTGTCGGGGCTCTCGGGTCTGCCATATCCCTCTCCCTCATCAGGGAACTGGGACCAGTTCTCACAGCTATTATGATCACCGCACGGGCCGGCTCTGCCATGACTGCAGAGATCGGGATCCTTCGTATCTCCGAGCAGATTGACGCCCTATACTCCATGCGAATTGATCCGGTACGTTACCTTGTCAGCCCGAGGATTGCCGCCTCAATTATCAGCTTTCCCTTGCTCACCTCCTTTTTTGATCTCATCGGAATAATCGGAGGATATCTTACCGGAGTTCTCCTGTTAGGGACGAACGCAGGTACGTACTTTTACCGGGTACAATCCTCTATAAATATGGTAGACGTCAGGGGAGGCTTTATAAAATCTTTAGTTTTCGCCCTGATTGTGTCATGTGTCTGCTGCTTCCAGGGCTATTTCTGCCATATGCGGTCTGATGGTTACGGAGCTAAGGCCGTAGGCCTTGCCACTATCTCTGCCGTCGTGCTCTCATGTGTGATGATTCTCATTGCGGATTATGTAGTAACCTCCTTTCTTATGTAG